Genomic window (Trichomycterus rosablanca isolate fTriRos1 chromosome 27, fTriRos1.hap1, whole genome shotgun sequence):
TTCCCGTTGTACTTCCAAAGCCTCCAAATCCAATTTCTCCTCCGGATTGCCGTCCTCATCCGTTTGGTCTGTAGGCTCTGTCCTTTCGACCGTCCAGGCATCCAGCCCGGACTGCAGCGAGATGTTATGAAGCACACAGCACGCCTGGATGATCCGTGCGCACTTCTCGGGCGAGTACTGCAGGTAGCCTTTCGCCCCGTCCAAGCATCGGAACTTGGTCTGAAGAGCACGGAAGGTGCGGTCCACGATCTCGTGGGTAGCTATGAGGGCCAGGTTGTAGCGATACTCTGCCGTAGTCTCAGGATTGCCAACTGGAGTCATCAGCCATTTTTGCAGGGGGTAGCGATTATCGCCTGGAAAACAAAACCCTGGTTAAAACAAAGTCCTGCCCCAGGATTTTAGATTGAGATGCCCAACAAGCAcgtggatgtccacatacttttacccATGTAAGGTTATTGGTGgtggaataaataaaataatagagtaaactTCTGGATTAATTAAATTACGCTGTAATATTTAGAAATGTGTCATTTTCTCACAGAGAGACTCTCTTGAACTTACCTAGAAGCCAACCATCGTGGTTCACCTGCTCCTTGAACAACTTAAACACTTTCGACTGGTTAAAAACGGCTCGGTCCGTTAGACTGCCAGGCCAGTGAGTTTCAGCGCTCAGCAGCAGTCCTCTAGCATCACAAACCAGCTGGCAGTTAATGGAGTGAAAACCTTTCCTGTTGACATACGACGTGTCCTCAGCGTTCGGAGCTTTAATAGCTATGTGAGCGCAGTCCACAACCCCTATGACATTAGGAATCCCTGCCACCCTGTAGAACTCCTCCTTAGACTGCTGTGTGGTGGCCTCATCTCGGTTAAATCCGATGAACTCTGTTGCCTTCTCAATCAGCGCCTTGGTGACATTTGAAACGCAGCGACTCATAGAGGCCTGGCTAATCCCGATGGCGTCGCCCATCTTGCTCTGGAAGGAGCCCGACGTGTAGAATCCTAGAGCTGCGAGGATTTGGACGTACGGGCTGATCGCTCGTGACCTCTGGGTGCGTCTTAACAGGCTATCGTTGAGCAGCTCCACCAAGTAGTAGATGAATTCACGCGGGAAACCAAAAGTCGTCAAGAGAAACTCGTCTGATACCGTTTCAATGTCGAATCGATCCAGAGTTTTGTTCCCACGACCATGCAGCAGCAGGTCACAGTCCAGGATTGCAATGGGGATTGCCATCGTTATAAATATGAAGGGGGAAAGCACCAGTGCAAGTGTTAAACCTGTGAGCAAGAACAAACATATCTGTTAGTACTTCTGGAATATCATGCCTTATCATTTAGGTTTTATTAAGAAAGGGGGAATTATAACCTTAATATAAATCCTCTTAAATACAATGGTGAAAAATaggcactgctcatcacctggctaataccatctGTACAGTGAAACATGGGAGTGGCAAGGTCATGCCTTGATGGTGCATCTCATAAGCAGGAACAAAGAGACCGATAAGAATTTAGAGACGGATGAATGCAGTCTTCACCCATGCACACATATACTGAGACTGGGGTGACAATTTGGGTCAATTGAGTGTTTTTCAGTTGACCAGCCAAAGCCAATTCTTAACAGCAATTCAAAGATAAGTGTAGTCCAATCTGATGGCTCTTGAAAatatctgccatgaagaatggggTAAAATGCCTCAATCCATGGGTAAAAATAGTAATTATATCCAATCAGAATCAAATGCAAATCAATATAAAGTGTGATTCAGTGTAAATGATAGCTTGATCTACTCCTGTGACaaccactaataataacaaaaataatattaattgatTACTGTATAATACTGGGCTGCATGGATCACGTTGTTACATACAGTTGACTAGGATTTGTAGTTTTATTTCACTTATGAGTtaataaactgaaaaaatacCTCTACCAATCACATTCgtctaatttaaataaatgaacgtTATAGTTACTTGACCGTAACAATGCTTTCATTCATCAAATTTAAACCCAACTGTGCACCAGCAGAACAAGAGGTTCTCATTAATCTAACATCACCTTGTGAAATTAAGACCACAAGAGTTTAGACTGTTATTGCAGCAAATTGAATAGGAAGGTCTGCCAAGtattgttcctaataaagtggccagtgagtGCACGTTGTTCCACAACTGGTTAAACAATTGTGATAGTCGCGTTATTTTAGCAATCGATGGATCAAAACGTTACAGATTACATTGTCTACTCTACACGATCAATTAAAAAGCCTTACCGGGGTCTAAATAAGtactaaattaataattaagtacATTAATAATCTTACCTTCactttctttatatttatttatttaccagtAGCGCTGAGTCTGTTTACACCTCCATATTGCCACACTTTCTCCACACAGCGATACAGAATTCGACGATCTTCAACTAATCCCTTTTCTCTAAACCGTGCTGTAGATGATCTATAGATCAGTGAACCTGTACTGATTCCATATCCTGTGATTCTTTGTACAACTTTCGCTATTTGGTAAATATGATATAAACATATTGATTTAACTCAACACTGTAATAAATGACACAGAGAAGAACAATATTGTGATATTTTTGTTATTTCGTAATTCTATggcaaattttatttattttaaattctaaACAGTATGACGAATGTGCGCATTTCGACAACTTGACACGTCATTTCAGTGCCCGAACAGCTTCATAACAAAACACAGCTGAGAATTTAGCATGCGTCGGTGTTGTATTGACTATGTCCTTTATTTAGCTGGTTTCAGACTGCAAATAAACACCATACACAAGTACACGCTGTCTggattacatttaaaacaatatttaaggaTTAGAGAGCGGGTGTGAAGTCTGTAATGCGCTGTAAGTATGTGCGTGTTTGTTAGCATTCGCGACAACGTTAGCTCCTTTTGCTAAGGCTACATAGTGAATATTTACAAACATGTTTGTTCAGCTTATTTATCATTTCTTTTGTTATTGGAGAAGCTGACGTGTTTATTTGAATGTAAATCGTGCTAGTGTGCGATTGTAGATTGTATGTAATGTGTTAACCACAGTTTTTTTGACATGTATGGCTTAATATGATGATATGACATAATAGCTATAAAAATGACGTCACGATACCGTTTTAGTGTCATGGAGAGGCAGCATTGTAAACACTGGACTCTGAAGCTCTAGAGCTTTAAGAATTCCACATAAGAGAGAAAGCAGATACACTATTTTGCCTAAGCAACTATACTTTGCTTGGTTTATATTGAAACTCTATAAAATCATTGTATTTGACTCCTGGTGCACTGTGTGGTTATGCCAAAGTTTAAACACCCATGGTCACTTTTCATGTTGAGGTAATTTTCCATACCTTAAATGTGTTTGTGCATAACTTATAATATTTTCCATTTGCTCTATCTAACATGTTAGTTTCACTATgtttggcacagtggctcggtgggtagctctgtcacctcacagcaagaaagataaggtcctgtgtttgattcccaggtggagcaatctggtcctttctgtgtggagtttgcatgttctccctgtgtccgtttgggtttcctccaggagctcctgtttcctcccacagtccaaaaacatgcagtcaggctaactggaaatacaaaattgccctaggtgggactctgactgtgtgtgtgtgttcttcctgtgacggactggcgacctgtccagagtgtaaCAGCACAGCTATAACAAAcaagcttttatttattgtttcataagctttgtaaatgtaaactgggCCCCCACTGGCTTCATGGAACTAAATACCAAGACATTGTATATACTGAAGCATTGTGCTGTCATGTTGCCCATCCAGACTGTATTCAGGTATAAGATTATTGATCAATCAATTggtaagtgtttttgttatttaaaataatttccaaCAATGAAAAGTTGATTTAAATGCAGATAACACAAACACTTTAGCAGCATAGAGACTGACTTTCTAGTGCATGTGTACGCTGATGTGCCAAAACACAATCGTTGCCATAGCTTTCTCTATTTCTTTTCTCTGTCCATCTCTTACACCTGTGTGTCGTACCTCTCAGGCTTGAAACACGATGGACAGCGATCTGAGCCCACAGGACAAGAAAGACTTGGACAAATTCATCAAATTTTTTGTCCTAAAGGTATCGCTTTGCTTCATTTACCTGGCAACATTGTTGTTTATATGCTTCTACTTTGCCATTGTATTAAGAGCTGTTGTATTAATTGTGCATCAATAGACAGTGCAAGTGATCGTGCAGGCACGGCTGGGCGAGAAGATCTGCACTCGCTCTTCTTCATCCCCTACAGGCTCAGACTGGGTATGTTTATAAGCACTATGAATATTATTTTGCATCTAAAAGTTGAAGCTCAGCTCTTCtgactgtggtgtgtgtgttttgtttactTCTTTTTAGTTCACTTTGGCTATTAAAGACATTCCAGAGGTGACCCATGAAGCTAAAAAAGCTCTGGCTGGGCAGCTGCCCAGTGTCGGACGCTCTATGTGTGTCGAGATCTCCCTGAAAACCTCagaggtaaataaacatttttaattatacTGTAACATTTGTTTCATTCTTTGCTGTCTGTTTCCATACAAAGATTCCAATCTTTGTCCATTCGGAAGACTAATTTGCGACCAAGCTTTAGTTTACTGGCTGATGTCTTgagatgttatttatttatttatttatttataaggattttaacgtcatgttttacactttggttacattcatgacaggacaggtagtttactggttacacaagattcatcagttcaagtttttcttatcaaacacagtcatggacaattttgtgtctccaattcatctcacttgtatgtctttcttACATAATTCTGAATTGCACAGGGGGATTCGATGGAACTGGAAACATGGTGTTTGGAGATGAACGAGAAGTAAGTCACATCATTTCATTCAATTAGCACTGATAAAGTAAACACTGTACATTAACATTTGACCTTATTTCAGGTGTGAAAAAGACATTAAAGTGTCCTACACGGTTTATACACGCCTGTCCCTGCTGCTCAAATCTCTTCTGGCAATCACGAGAGTCACTCCTGCCTACAAACTGTCACGCAAGCAAGGACACGACTATGTCATTCTGTACAGGTACTAATTCTACTGGATTACTTCACATGAATAAAGCATCCTTAACGTTCACTGaccttttcattcattcattggcaGGATATATTTTGGAGATGTGCAGCTAACAGGGCTCGGTGAAGGTAAATAACAGGATGGTTTTGATCATTGCTTTTTAATTCCAAATCATTGctcttgtgtttgtttgttgatctggttttctttcttatttctcCATTTCTGTTACTCCTCTATCCCGCTATACAGGTTTCCAGACAGTACGTGTAGGAATTGTGGGTACTCCTATAGGTACACTCACCCTGTCCTGTGCATACCGCACCAATCTCGCTCTGGTGTCCTCCAGGTAAATTGACAATTTTTAATGGCAGCTAGAGCAtctcaaaaagcatttttttgtgtgtttagaaAGTGTCCTGTGGGTGACCATGCTGTCCTGTGTGTATTCTCTTTTGTCTTACACTCGCTGCATTATTATACTATCATGGAGCTTGTTGTACAGTCTATATTGTCTTGAATGTTGTGTCCTCTATATATGAAGTGGATGTTTTGATTTGTTGAACTTGCAGGCAGTTTGAGAGGACCGGCCCCATCATGGGCATCATCATAGACCACTTTGTGGAGCGCCCGTTCGGCAACACCGCCCTTATGCACCCCTGCAACTACAGGTGCTTCaggttatattattttttattatagattttgtagtgttttactgtttagttttaaaacttttaaggATTGACCTGTTTAAcactcttctttttctttcattattgCTTCCAGAGCTCCAGGTGAGGAAGATATTTATGCTGGGGTGGAAGACTCACAGGAAGTGTGTACCACCTCGTTTTCCACCTCCCCACCTTCTCAGGTAGAAAACTATTCAAAGCGTTGTCCCTTTATacacaaatctttttttaaaagttgAAACTGCTTAATCTAGGGGAAATGAGACTTTTGTATTTAGGTTAGCTCATTGCTTTCTGCATCACTATGTTGTAAGTGAGGAGCACCAATGGGCTTCAAATATAGAATGTGGTGGTGAATCTACCTGTCAAAATTTGATTGAAGGGCTCAGTGACAACCGATAATTTATGAAATTACATCCAATCAAAGTAAAACATCTAATAAATCATGTGACTCTAGTCTTAACTAACTAATATGAAAGGTCAGTGGTAGATGATAAAACCCGAGAGGCAGCGCCACTTCTGGAAAGCATCACGCTGTTCTTGTTTGCATTCTTACTTCATATCGTGGTCTTGTTTTCATTTCTGTTGCCCCTCTTCTGTCTTCCTGTTTTGTGCGGACGTACGTGTTTGTAGTGTCCATGTACCGTAAGTCATGCCCATAGTAAGAGTCCTAATCCATCCCTGATGACCACTGTGAAGGTCCCTGTAATGGGGCTGGGCTTTTCACCGCAAGTGAGTCCCGTtcagcatgagtgtgtgtgagcagaACGATTTGTgaatgtttatataaatgttaGTGTAAGCTTCTAGCCTAATAAATGAGCTGGTCACTTACACACTTGTAACCAGTCTACCAATGTTGCCAGGTGTTTGtaatatgcattttttcacataccatgcaaataataataataatctatggcagacagaatgcatttgtcatatatacagtaaatatacacgtgtacagtacaatgaaatgcttttttcgtgtaagagcacagggtcagccatcgtacagtgcccctggagcctAGAGGGCTAAGGCCTTTGCTCAGTGACAGATCTCTTCTTGCATGTTACTAATTTAATTACTAATAACATACCAAATATTAAGAAGTCCTATTTTTTTACTCATATTGTTATGCTGATTGTGTTTTGTaatataatcaataataataatattaaaatgcttttttcgcTAGTAATCACAGACTTTTGTCCCACTGTGTCTTGCTTTTGCTTTTTCTCAGCTTTGCGCTTCCCGACTTTCATATCAGACGGCACTTTTGGGTGGTGACTTGTGTCATCCTGCAGCCGGCATCGCTGCTACCGTCGCCCACCCCCACCAGGTACCACACTCATGGACACACCTACACATTGAATCCCCAGCTGCTATCACctggttgggtgtctacatactgacacgattggctatgtccaaAAGGGGCAAGACGGCATGAATTGACGTCCTGTCCGAGGTGGGGGAAAGCCGGACCCTCCGCAACCCTGACCGACCCTGAAAAATGATAGTGAGTAAGTAAGGGTGATGAAGAACGTAATATTTGATGATGATCTCTTAACAGATAGTTGTTCCTGGAAAAGAGGGAGGTGTCCCACAGGTTTTGGTTCAGCCCAGTCCTGGAACACAGGCGGACCACGGTCGTGTCCCAGAGACACCCCACCAGCCCCCTCCCTCAAGCTATAGCAGGTAAGGATATGGcagttttttaatttattataaataccaGTGTAATAGCTTTTCGGTCGACTTATtcatcatgtatgtgtgtgtgtgtgattagtggCGATACGGACGTGTTAATAAGGAGCAGTGAAGCGAAGCGCGCGTCCTCCTCACACGCCATCGAGACAACATTCACCAGGAAAGTAGGAGCTTTTGTCAACAAACCCTCTACACAGGTGAGACCACACATGCACCAATATGCACCAAAACATTCAAACGAATGCAGAGCGAGAGATcataaactgtgttttttatgttcAGGTGACCACTGCCAGTCTCGATCTGCCGTTCGCTGCGTTTGCTCAGAGGACTTACGACCTAGAGGAAAACGACCCCATGGTACAAATTCCACCtcagcaaaaacacacacaaccatgacCATGTTAAAACAACTAggtacagtggatataaaaacaTCCACACAGCTGATGGGGTTAATTGTAGGAAAAAAGTTTATGGAATAATacgtttttaaataaagttgtATGGTTTGTGATTATTAGGGaatataaatttaatttaaaggcTTGCAGCTGCACAGATGACAAAAACTCTTTTGATTTATCTTTTGAAGATAAAAGAGGTTTTGATTCTGTGAAATAATGAGCTTAAAACCTCCCCAACATTTTTTAGCTGATACTGAGAGAACTGAAGCGTCAAGGACAGGGTGAGGGTTTCTCCTTGCCGGGTCAAGATAACCAGGCAAggaaataaaacttttttttttaattgcacggtggctcggtgggtagcactgtcgcctcacagcaagaaggtcctggattcgatttcCAAGTGgcacggtccaggtcctttctgtgtgggttttctcctggagctccagttttcttcccacagtccaaagatgtgcaagtaagatgaattggagatactttaaaatcctaaaaataaataatgcagttgcacaagtgtgcacacccttttaTAATTTGAAATGTGACTGTGGTCAGAATGGACCAATCACATTCAGCCACAAGCTGTAAAGAGCTCACAAAGATCAAAGGGATCTCACTGTTGAAGGGTATCAATCAAGATATAACATTTCCAAGGCATTACATAAATCATGGAAAACCGCATTTTTTGGgggtaatttttttatttagggcatatacacacaattttaagATAATACtataaaacaaacaatcacCTGGAACAAAGAGACTGTATTGCAGCATCATAGGAACTACGTATGTTAGGTTTAACCCTAACATCCTAATGTTTGTGATTTCGATGCATCCTTAGGTCCAGCCGCCACCATCGCCCACTCCCTCCTCTCCATTGCAAGACAGCCTGCACTCACAGAGCTCCAGCCAGAGCGGTGGTCAAGCACAAGACGACTTTGTCATGGTCGATTTTGTACGTAACGCACCAAATGACTCTTATGATTAGGATGAAGTGAAATTCCTGTTGTATTTTTAGTAGAATTCTTAACACTGACATCGTCCCATACCTGACGTTACACAATTTATGTGTGTAGCTTCTGGAATATGCAGTCTGAGACCACTAATGAAAATGCTAACAtaactgtatttactgtagCATTCAAGTTGCAGAGTCAGTTGTTACAGATAGTACTGTATACACTGATAGTATAAAtattaagtgtttttatattttgtgttCGCTCTGCAGAAACCAGCATTCTCTAAGGATGACTTGTTGCCAATGGACCTGGGTACTTTTTACAGAGAGTTTCAAAACCCACCACAACTCGCCAGCCTCTCCATTGATGTCAGTGCTCAGTCCATGGCTGAAGACCTGGTAAGAAAAAATAGAAGTGGATACGACTAGACTAATGTTAAAACATTTCAGTTAAACATGGAAGCACAAGCCCAAGAAGTATTATTAcagatgaaaataaaacagcagttttaTTTTGCTTTGCAGGACTCATTGCCAGAGAAACTGGCCATCTATGAAAAGGATATCGAAGAGTTCGATGCGTTTGTGGACACACTACAGTAGATCACGCCGAAATCGGACTATTCTGAGAAACACCTGCCAAAAATGTGACTAATTTCTTGGCGTTTTCCGCTCGTCTGCCCTCTTTCTCTGTGTGTATGCCACATACTGTCATTTTTAGGTTCTTCTCGCTGAAGCCACTTCATTGTAGAATTTCCGAGTCAGCCCTGGTGTACGAGACATGGTTGTGATTACATGTATAACAGTAATTGTGTTTTAATAGGTTGAAAATGATTATTTTGGATGCCTGCTGTTCTGTCTGACACAGACTACTTGTGGCATGCGTAGTACTTGCAAGATTAGACCGGTGGACTTCGTGAGTCGTGTATTACGTGAGAATGGGACGGGTTACGGTAGGTCGAAATGGCTGGTTTGTTATGGATTGTACTTGGCAGGCCCAAATTGCAATATGACAATTGTATATAATGCACCCTTTATATTATAGAGCATTAAAAGCTTAAATCCCCCTTAATGTCTTTTTTTAGTAGAAATTGCCAGAGATTAAGAGCATATATTGGCACATTCACTTAGCAATATACTGTTTATATGCAtaaagtacatactgtatatgcacgTCGAAGTCTGCATGTATATGATGTACACATATTTGCAAATGTAGATGTAGATTCTAGTAGATGTTAGTGGGGAGGGAgtttgtacataaaaaaaacttaagcCTTTATATTTCATTACTCATTTACCATTTATTACCACTTTTACAAAAGTACACTTCTCAATTCACAAAAGACATACAGAATGAAGACAAAAGCCTGTTTTTCACTTGGAAAGCACTGATAACCTGGTCGGCAGTGAATTACGTTACCACAGAAAGGCACGACAATCACAGATTCAGTCAGAAGAAGCATGAAACATCTAAATGTATTCTAATCAAATTGGCCAGTTAAACCTCAATAAGGCACAACATCAAATGGGATGGAGTCACTACACCAGGGTTTttgttaactttttttttttttttctaacgtgacccaggcaacacaaacaatgcatcttactctctctgatCTGCTCTgagcaatctggtcccactgtggtttactagATGTAACATAagcgtacaagtttattttaattattacaataTGAAAAACCCTGGACTACACAATAAAATTGTGGAAGCTGAGCTACatgtacatttaacatttaaatatagaGGCATGATGTATGATGATGCTTCGCTCTATCATGACCTCAAATTTAGATTAGTTTTAGTGCGGTTCCTTAAACAACCATGCAGAACCGGTACTCTGTTTATATGTAAAAATGCCAACTGTTAAAGCTGCCAATATGTCCTGCCCCTCTGAGCACCAGACTCTTCAGCTTTATGTAATGATAACACAAAAGGGGGAATAAGGAAATCAAATATGTAGGGCCAATAAGTGGACAGTGCCTTCAAAGATCTGGACTAACCACTTGCATTTTCTAACAGGTCTGAAAATTGGTCTATACTAGAATCTTTAAACCATTTCTTTGGGAAGAACTGTAAGGACTTAAACTAAATATAATCGACTGAACTGAAATGAACCTTACTTACTTGCCTTTTTGCTGTCAGGAAAGCAAGGACTATATATAAGTACCATCATACTATATTTACAGACCATCTAAATTCTATGCCCATTCTGCCAGCAGAATTAGAAGTGCTCAGCTCCTTAGAATCAATACAAGCACTCCAATCTATCAACATTTTTAAGATCAACACATAAGGTCCATCTAGA
Coding sequences:
- the harbi1 gene encoding putative nuclease HARBI1, which translates into the protein MAIPIAILDCDLLLHGRGNKTLDRFDIETVSDEFLLTTFGFPREFIYYLVELLNDSLLRRTQRSRAISPYVQILAALGFYTSGSFQSKMGDAIGISQASMSRCVSNVTKALIEKATEFIGFNRDEATTQQSKEEFYRVAGIPNVIGVVDCAHIAIKAPNAEDTSYVNRKGFHSINCQLVCDARGLLLSAETHWPGSLTDRAVFNQSKVFKLFKEQVNHDGWLLGDNRYPLQKWLMTPVGNPETTAEYRYNLALIATHEIVDRTFRALQTKFRCLDGAKGYLQYSPEKCARIIQACCVLHNISLQSGLDAWTVERTEPTDQTDEDGNPEEKLDLEALEVQRELIRNHFSYG
- the atg13 gene encoding autophagy-related protein 13 isoform X1, which gives rise to MDSDLSPQDKKDLDKFIKFFVLKTVQVIVQARLGEKICTRSSSSPTGSDWFTLAIKDIPEVTHEAKKALAGQLPSVGRSMCVEISLKTSEGDSMELETWCLEMNEKCEKDIKVSYTVYTRLSLLLKSLLAITRVTPAYKLSRKQGHDYVILYRIYFGDVQLTGLGEGFQTVRVGIVGTPIGTLTLSCAYRTNLALVSSRQFERTGPIMGIIIDHFVERPFGNTALMHPCNYRCFRAPGEEDIYAGVEDSQEVCTTSFSTSPPSQLCASRLSYQTALLGGDLCHPAAGIAATVAHPHQIVVPGKEGGVPQVLVQPSPGTQADHGRVPETPHQPPPSSYSSGDTDVLIRSSEAKRASSSHAIETTFTRKVGAFVNKPSTQVTTASLDLPFAAFAQRTYDLEENDPMVQPPPSPTPSSPLQDSLHSQSSSQSGGQAQDDFVMVDFKPAFSKDDLLPMDLGTFYREFQNPPQLASLSIDVSAQSMAEDLDSLPEKLAIYEKDIEEFDAFVDTLQ
- the atg13 gene encoding autophagy-related protein 13 isoform X3 encodes the protein MDSDLSPQDKKDLDKFIKFFVLKTVQVIVQARLGEKICTRSSSSPTGSDWFTLAIKDIPEVTHEAKKALAGQLPSVGRSMCVEISLKTSEGDSMELETWCLEMNEKCEKDIKVSYTVYTRLSLLLKSLLAITRVTPAYKLSRKQGHDYVILYRIYFGDVQLTGLGEGFQTVRVGIVGTPIGTLTLSCAYRTNLALVSSRQFERTGPIMGIIIDHFVERPFGNTALMHPCNYRAPGEEDIYAGVEDSQEVCTTSFSTSPPSQCPCTVSHAHSKSPNPSLMTTVKVPVMGLGFSPQLCASRLSYQTALLGGDLCHPAAGIAATVAHPHQIVVPGKEGGVPQVLVQPSPGTQADHGRVPETPHQPPPSSYSSGDTDVLIRSSEAKRASSSHAIETTFTRKVGAFVNKPSTQVTTASLDLPFAAFAQRTYDLEENDPMVQPPPSPTPSSPLQDSLHSQSSSQSGGQAQDDFVMVDFKPAFSKDDLLPMDLGTFYREFQNPPQLASLSIDVSAQSMAEDLDSLPEKLAIYEKDIEEFDAFVDTLQ
- the atg13 gene encoding autophagy-related protein 13 isoform X2, yielding MDSDLSPQDKKDLDKFIKFFVLKTVQVIVQARLGEKICTRSSSSPTGSDWFTLAIKDIPEVTHEAKKALAGQLPSVGRSMCVEISLKTSEGDSMELETWCLEMNEKCEKDIKVSYTVYTRLSLLLKSLLAITRVTPAYKLSRKQGHDYVILYRIYFGDVQLTGLGEGFQTVRVGIVGTPIGTLTLSCAYRTNLALVSSRQFERTGPIMGIIIDHFVERPFGNTALMHPCNYRAPGEEDIYAGVEDSQEVCTTSFSTSPPSQLCASRLSYQTALLGGDLCHPAAGIAATVAHPHQIVVPGKEGGVPQVLVQPSPGTQADHGRVPETPHQPPPSSYSSGDTDVLIRSSEAKRASSSHAIETTFTRKVGAFVNKPSTQVTTASLDLPFAAFAQRTYDLEENDPMVQPPPSPTPSSPLQDSLHSQSSSQSGGQAQDDFVMVDFKPAFSKDDLLPMDLGTFYREFQNPPQLASLSIDVSAQSMAEDLDSLPEKLAIYEKDIEEFDAFVDTLQ